The following is a genomic window from Hyperolius riggenbachi isolate aHypRig1 chromosome 4, aHypRig1.pri, whole genome shotgun sequence.
aggtgtgatctttgacttggtttagtgaatcaagccctatcagtataaacagcagacgttataacAGAgcagcagggggaaaaaaaaaaaaaaaactttgagataggaaatttgggctttcatgagctgtatgccaaaatcatcaataaaaaaaacaataaaaggcttgaactacttcagttgtgtgtaatgaatctaaaatatatgaaagtttaatgtttatcagtacattacagaaaataatgaactttatcacaatatgctaatattttgagaagatcctgtacatacaaCTGGAGTAATATtaaactagtggacctaagcccatttaaaaacaggctaggtcttcattgcgcatgcgcgcgccctCGTCCGCCCGCCCCTTGGCCGTGCGGCTCATGTCACTCCCCCtcactgtctctgcgtccctgcacatgagcAGATGGGACACTCACAGGGACACGGGACGCAGAGgcagtagggttttattatataggatggcaACACTTTTGTGGTTTAATGGGGCTTTATCAGATGGACTGCATTGGGGACTGTAATTGTGGTTAATAACTACACCATCTGTACACCTTCCTACAGATATAAATTGCTGCCAAAAGAGATGTTTCATATGCAGGCAGCCACTCGACATCAGAGAGCAATTTCTGTGCTTGAGTTTAGGAGTAGACTTCCGCCTGGAGCTAGCCAATGTAGCATAATAGCTCCTACTCAGGATCTGATGGTCTGACGTCTGGAGCAGCGCAGGAAGGACCTGCAAAGGTAACCATGCTGACATCTCTAATTTGCCTCACAACCTTAACTTCAGTATTAGATTCCCTCTTTCCCAACTATGATTGTGTAGAAGTTAGTGGAGAACTTGACAGGGGAGGACAGAGGGGATCAACAAcaaatggatggggggggggggggggaggggtatggGAGGTGTCCAATTGCAGAAGAAAGAATAGGGtggggatggggagagagagtGTGGTAGTTATGGAAGCACACCAATACCAGGGGCCATGCACTGTGGAGGACCAACAGTCCAAAATAGGCTGGCCTGCATTTTTGGGTCTAAAATGGaaaagaccactatcatgaaaaattgtaaaattttaaatacatgaaaatacataaataaaaagtaaatatctcccagagtaaaaaatggctataaattacttttcctctatgttgctgtcacttacagtaggtagtataaatctacagaactgacaggttttggagtatagaccctttccaggaagtgcttttgtaaagaataaactgAATACCGAGAATCCCCCAGgacgagatggactagtctaaaacctgttggttcagtcagatttctactaactactgtaagtgacagcaacataggagaaaatttatagctcattttactctggaagaaacatacctcttatttgtatgtgtgcaCATGCATCTTTATTAACatcttttgcgatagtggtcctttaaagctataggcctgctatacaccagcagtcctgcacataagcctggcttcaggggcataaagagataatttgcatattcagcagtgtgcagtgtaggtaaccacagttacacacttcaatctgaattatcgcaagtaccttctgttttaagactgCAAACTACACTAAGCAATTTCACTAGGGAACTTTGTAAATAAATCTAGGCCAGGTTTCCGGAATCACTTATGCCTTTCTATAAtcccagagcttttttttttctcacacacacacacacacacactttccccaCCCCTTCACTCACCCCCTTATTCCTTattcccccccctccacacacacacacactttatctcACCCAAATGTATGTCAAGGTAAAAGTGGCTTACCTTGCCTAGGTGTTttctaatattttttttagaaatacaGGCAGAGCAGTGAATAACAGATCCTGAAAACATACTGTTGAGTtaactggtccccccccccccaaattaccaTAAAGTGTAGACTCAAAGCTATAAATGTAAGGggaccgtttccactaggagctgtGCGGTGCGGCTACATAGCTGCTTTGCACCgcgggtgtgctgaaacacattcACGCcattggaagagtttccactgcatgcatgttgtgcggagcgatccgaaaatctgcagcatgctgcagattctcgcaaggCCGTGTCCggccgcagccgcgtcccatctcctcaattcacttccgcatcaggagatgcggaagtgatgcggccggcagcGGAAgtaatgcgatgcggctaggtagccgcattcgcatcacttactagtggaaacgggccctaaaacaaagctaatgctatcactaGTAAAGACAATATTCTATCACACTGTATTTACTGGTCAATAGATTAGAGTTGTATGAAAACTCCATTTGTGCTGACTTAAAAATAAAACCTGCAGCACAAAGACGACACATTAAAAGCACgataactgtcactgaaataatgattttttgatGCTCATTAACATAAATTTTACTTTTATAAATTAAgataattttcaacaaaaatattttaaaataatgaATCAAAAAAGTAAAAGATCATTGACAAGACAACCTttaaccatacaaaataaatatccCAAAACAAACAGTTTTAGTTGTTGTAAATAAAGTTCTTGAAAGATCACGTTATTCTTTTATTATTAAAGTATTTCACCCAGTCCATAGAAAATTAGCTTAGATGGCACACTTGTAGTTCACGTTTCATTAGCGTCCATGGCTTCACTTCACGTTGTAGCTATGCCCAGTGTTGAGTTACTAGGAGTTGAAAGCTTTTAGAAAATGTGATTTGGGTTAAACATCTCTCTGCACCATGGAAGTATCTGTAGTCAAAATCCAAATTAAAATACAGAGAGCCTCCCTCACATTAGATACAGCACAGCTGAAAGATCCAATGTTGGAAACAAGCTTCCACTTTTGATTTGTAATGACTGCTTCTATCGTACCCAAAACACAGTTCTGCAGATTCCCCATCAAGAAAACCCACAAGGTCCTATTACACCGcataaaaaaataatgttttatgacATACATTTAATCCCTAAACCTGTCAGGGAAAAGTCAAATATAATAAATCTAGTTTTTATATCCTACTCCACCATAATAGGTCCTTTGCATTAAACACTAAAGAATGTGAAATTTTCGTGAACATGTTAAATTACTATGTACTAGTTCCCACATGTGCAGCAATTCAGCAGGTAGTAGTTTGTGGACAACTATCATGTTCTGGAAGAAGCATGGCTCTTTATtcattttgctgttcttttgtctAGCAATGCCAAACGTTTTGAATCCGTCATGCATTATTGGCTTCACCTGGATAAGCTCTAGGCACATACCTAGAAACACGTCATCGATGGGATACAAATCCAAAGCCTCAGAAGCTTTGAACAGTCTCTTGACTAAAGATCTTGACATAATAAACCCTCCACCACCTGCATAAGGAGGGTAGTGCGTTTTGTTATACAGGGATGCTGGAATATAGTATTTATTGTCTTTCCTGCGGATGGGACGAGCTTTGTATAATACATCCCCTACAAACAGATCAGGCATCTCCTTGCCATCCAGAAACTCCAAGATATTGGTGGGGCTCACAAATATATCATCATCCCCTTTGAATATGTAGGATACTTGATGGCAATAAATGGTCATCCATTTAAGAAAATGTACTTCTTTAAGGGTTAAATTAAAGAAGGTATCCAGGAAGTCCCACTGAAGAATATCCCCATAAATTTGGTTCTCAAATTCCAGAAGTTTTTGGTAATTGGCTCTTTCATCTTCTTTCACAGCTGTCCCCAAaagaaataatgttttaattttcTTTCCGTTcacctctttctcctttccccagGTTTTACGAATAACATCCCTACGATCATGTTGAGTAATTATGGACTTTACAACTATTAGGAGGTCAACCTTTCCATTGCACTTCTGTGGGTTATTAATAATCAGCGGGAAGTAACGACAGTGGCGGTAAAGGATAAACTGCTGAAAGTTGGGTTCCAGCGTGCTGAACCAGTCCAACTGGGTATAGGTCCGGTTTGCTGTACAGTTGTTAAAGTAAATATCCCATTCAGAAGGATACACATCAGGAGACTCTGTTGTCATCTGGTCTTTATTGTCTTCCCAAAAAGCATCAGGTGCAGCATAAGTGTCACGTTTCACAGTACTCAACGTAACCTCAGAATCTACATCCTTTTCAGGAAAAATACTGGGGGCCACCCCCCTATGGAAGATGGTCAGTGTAATAACAACACATAACGAAATGCATAAGCTTTTGTAGAGTCTCTTCTTCCTAGTAATGAAAAAGATATTAAATTAGTTTatcaaataaagaaagaaaaaaaaaaacacacaataccTTGTTAGTCTATTATAGTAAACGGCAACATTCCAGTACTGTAAAACTTTATGTGAATTTAATTAGAAAAACAGAATTCTGATACATTCCCCCCATTACCAAATTAAGCACTTCTGCCTTCATTCCTAAAGCAAacctttcttcctgtcttctaTAAGCACACAAAGCCCTTCCTATAACAAGCATAGAATACTTTTCCTCTCAGTCTGTACTGTGTGCGACTGGTTTTAATACATTAAAGCCAGTATATCATGAAGGTTAAGCATgagaggatacccgaagtgacatgagacaTGACGACATAGACGTgtaacaaataactatgctggctgtgttcctttttttctttcgctgcctgaaagagttaaatattaggtatgtaagtgcacatgtctatctcatgtcacacgtcacttcgggtatcctttaacggaGTCAGGCAAAAATCACTCCCCCCGCTCTACTTGCCCggtgtttcctccagccccttgcagctgacacgtCCCATGCCGCAGCTCCTCGTTCTTCCTCCGGCCCGGGGTTCCCGCCAGTGCAGAGGCTGGCCCTCCTCTAGTGCGCCTGCGTgagtgccactgtcaatcaaaTCCATGTTGTCCGCGGTGTACAGCacaagcgcagtagttctgcgcctgtgcagaacaccACAGACGAGGTGAGCTTGATCGGTTTTTGCCTGATGGCTCCTTTAAGATCATTTtacacttgggcccatatgcaatacacatttctcctgacttttctcctaggagataatttttctggtgacttaaaaggcattttattaattaggtgtgaaaatatcaactaggagaaaacttaggagaaaaagtgaattgcatttgggccctgGTGCGGTGGGGTTTTGAATTATTGCACTTCAGCCGAAAAGTCGCACCACATGTTAtagccaagaaaaaaaaatgaaaatggaaCTTCTGCACTTCTAGGATTACTGCGGGAGTCACACGATAAAGCACTGCAGCTTCTGCGTTACCCAGAGCACTTCTGTCATATCACGTTG
Proteins encoded in this region:
- the B3GNT7 gene encoding UDP-GlcNAc:betaGal beta-1,3-N-acetylglucosaminyltransferase 7 codes for the protein MFLGKKRLYKSLCISLCVVITLTIFHRGVAPSIFPEKDVDSEVTLSTVKRDTYAAPDAFWEDNKDQMTTESPDVYPSEWDIYFNNCTANRTYTQLDWFSTLEPNFQQFILYRHCRYFPLIINNPQKCNGKVDLLIVVKSIITQHDRRDVIRKTWGKEKEVNGKKIKTLFLLGTAVKEDERANYQKLLEFENQIYGDILQWDFLDTFFNLTLKEVHFLKWMTIYCHQVSYIFKGDDDIFVSPTNILEFLDGKEMPDLFVGDVLYKARPIRRKDNKYYIPASLYNKTHYPPYAGGGGFIMSRSLVKRLFKASEALDLYPIDDVFLGMCLELIQVKPIMHDGFKTFGIARQKNSKMNKEPCFFQNMIVVHKLLPAELLHMWELVHSNLTCSRKFHIL